From one Bacteroides fragilis NCTC 9343 genomic stretch:
- a CDS encoding SusC/RagA family TonB-linked outer membrane protein, which yields MNTSSMIRIVISSLLMAIFSQTCPAQVAVEIKGTVRSVTGESLPGATVIVEGTARGVITDVEGRFTLKARKGQMLKVSFVGMKPRLIKASSGIMNIILQDNVQEIEGVVVTGYQQIKNRVFTGAAASVKLDEIKLNGVSDVSRMLEGRIAGLSIQNVTGSFGAAPRINIRGGASIMGNVQPLWVIDGAVYEDLVSLTLDQLASGDAVTLISSAVAGLNASDIEDIQVLKDASATSIYGARALNGVIVITTRSGKRNAPNRFSYSYELSMRSIPSYTNFDLLNSQESMSVYQEMGRKGYFSLQNTLYGRRSGVYYQMYKALNTIDPATGQYYLENTDDVKRAFMREREYANTNWFKELFTHRPIHTHTVTFSGGGENSAMYASIGFYDDRGWTLADHVKRITANIKNSFYWNEDKIKATISAQGNLRNQNSPGTIPQRRNTVIGTFERDFDINPFSYALSTSRTLRPHNADGKREFYRNNWAPFNILNEYENNYLKTEVLDLKLQGELSYRLNDHIEVKGLAMVRHAVTKSSHFIAEASNVVQAFRANETPYVARENIYLLKNKDDPMQLPGVALTHGGIFNKTETSLRSYLGRLALDYNRQLSEHNIRAFGFTEIRYADRSMNPFQGYGIQYDRGNQVFSNPLIFEKLANEGDTYFSLTERYERGVTLSGSATYGYAEKYIFNGVFNYEGANTAGKYSRSRWLPTWNIGAKWNLDQEKFMRKHTTISRLALRTSYGLTAKMNEQAVNSTTVFKHVMVNRTLLKDRENALRILHLENRDLTWEKMYELNFGLELGLFGNRISATFDVYQRNSFDLIDLIRTSGVGGQYYKYANFGDMRTRGVELAIQTQNILTDKFSWSTTVTISGMKQKITRLLNTPNTFDMVAGTGRGNIVGFPRGSLFSFNFQGLNSNGLPTFDFGLYPSNKGANSEISGADFLDAQYSKSYLIYHGPIEPQYIGGISNTFKYKNWEFSCFVTMQAGNKIRMNPSFDPAFADLNVFSKEYYNRWLNPGDERKTNIPVIPSQDLIRNIGKENIEKAYNTYNYSQNRVADGSFVRMKNISLGYRLPQRFLSHLKIKQMNVKVNVTNPFLIYSDRKLNGQDPEFYRSGGVSLPTPKQYTMTLNVEF from the coding sequence ATGAATACTTCATCAATGATAAGAATAGTAATCAGTAGTTTGCTGATGGCAATTTTTTCTCAGACTTGTCCGGCACAAGTGGCAGTAGAGATAAAAGGTACAGTACGCTCTGTAACCGGAGAAAGTTTGCCGGGAGCTACGGTGATAGTGGAAGGAACTGCACGAGGAGTTATTACAGATGTAGAAGGGAGGTTTACTCTCAAGGCCCGAAAAGGACAGATGCTGAAGGTGAGTTTTGTAGGAATGAAACCTCGTCTGATTAAAGCCTCATCCGGCATTATGAACATCATACTTCAGGATAATGTGCAGGAGATAGAGGGAGTGGTAGTCACCGGCTATCAACAAATTAAAAACAGGGTCTTTACGGGAGCGGCAGCTTCGGTAAAGCTGGATGAAATCAAGTTGAACGGTGTGTCGGATGTGTCGCGTATGCTCGAAGGGCGTATTGCAGGTCTCTCCATACAGAATGTGACAGGTAGCTTTGGTGCCGCGCCCCGGATTAATATCCGGGGTGGTGCTTCCATTATGGGAAATGTACAACCGTTGTGGGTCATAGACGGGGCAGTATACGAGGATCTTGTTTCACTTACACTTGATCAATTGGCTTCCGGTGATGCGGTAACCCTTATCAGTTCGGCTGTTGCCGGACTGAATGCATCTGATATAGAAGATATTCAGGTATTGAAAGACGCCTCGGCAACTTCCATCTATGGTGCCCGGGCATTGAACGGAGTGATCGTAATTACCACCCGGTCCGGTAAAAGAAATGCACCGAACAGATTTTCTTATTCTTATGAGTTAAGTATGCGATCTATTCCTTCTTATACAAATTTCGATTTGCTTAATTCTCAAGAGAGTATGTCTGTTTATCAAGAGATGGGCAGAAAGGGATATTTCTCTTTGCAAAATACGCTATATGGTCGTCGCAGCGGAGTATATTATCAGATGTATAAGGCACTTAATACCATTGATCCGGCTACCGGTCAATATTATCTGGAGAATACGGATGATGTCAAAAGGGCATTCATGCGTGAAAGAGAGTATGCTAACACCAATTGGTTTAAAGAACTGTTTACACATAGGCCTATCCATACACATACTGTGACCTTTTCAGGGGGAGGGGAGAACTCTGCAATGTATGCTTCCATCGGTTTTTATGATGACAGAGGATGGACTCTGGCCGACCATGTTAAAAGAATTACGGCCAACATCAAGAACTCTTTTTACTGGAACGAAGATAAGATAAAGGCTACTATATCCGCACAAGGAAATCTACGTAACCAGAACTCGCCGGGAACAATTCCTCAACGTAGAAATACTGTTATCGGAACATTCGAACGTGATTTCGATATCAATCCTTTTAGTTACGCTTTAAGCACAAGCCGCACTTTACGGCCCCATAATGCGGATGGAAAACGAGAGTTCTATCGGAATAACTGGGCTCCGTTTAACATTCTGAATGAATATGAAAACAATTACCTGAAAACAGAAGTGCTGGATCTGAAATTACAGGGTGAACTTTCATACAGGCTCAATGATCATATTGAAGTAAAAGGCTTGGCAATGGTGCGTCACGCCGTAACCAAGAGTTCACATTTTATTGCTGAAGCATCCAATGTGGTACAGGCTTTTCGTGCCAATGAGACTCCTTACGTAGCCAGAGAAAACATTTATCTATTGAAGAATAAAGACGATCCGATGCAACTGCCCGGGGTAGCATTGACACATGGGGGGATATTCAATAAAACGGAAACTTCCTTGCGAAGCTATCTGGGACGTTTGGCTTTGGATTATAACAGGCAACTGAGTGAACATAACATACGCGCTTTCGGATTTACTGAAATACGATATGCCGATCGCAGCATGAATCCTTTTCAAGGCTATGGAATACAATACGACAGAGGTAATCAGGTCTTTTCCAATCCCCTGATTTTTGAAAAGCTGGCCAATGAAGGAGATACTTATTTTTCTTTAACCGAACGTTATGAAAGGGGAGTGACATTATCGGGCAGCGCTACATACGGATATGCCGAGAAATACATTTTCAATGGAGTATTCAATTACGAAGGGGCTAATACTGCAGGTAAATATAGCCGTTCCCGCTGGCTGCCAACCTGGAATATAGGAGCCAAATGGAATCTGGATCAGGAGAAGTTTATGAGAAAACACACTACCATTTCAAGGCTCGCCCTGCGTACGAGTTACGGGTTAACCGCTAAAATGAATGAACAAGCTGTTAACTCTACCACAGTTTTCAAGCATGTGATGGTCAACCGTACTCTTTTGAAAGATAGGGAGAATGCATTGCGTATTTTACATTTGGAAAATCGCGATCTGACATGGGAAAAAATGTATGAGCTGAACTTCGGTCTTGAGCTCGGACTGTTTGGCAATCGTATCAGTGCGACATTCGATGTGTACCAACGAAACTCGTTTGATCTGATAGACCTTATTCGTACCTCCGGTGTGGGAGGTCAGTATTACAAATACGCTAATTTCGGAGATATGCGTACGCGTGGAGTGGAACTGGCCATACAGACACAAAATATATTGACTGACAAATTCAGTTGGTCTACTACAGTCACTATCAGCGGTATGAAGCAGAAAATAACCCGGTTACTGAATACCCCTAACACTTTTGATATGGTGGCCGGAACCGGGCGTGGTAACATAGTGGGTTTTCCACGTGGATCTCTGTTCTCCTTCAATTTTCAGGGACTTAACAGCAATGGTCTGCCGACCTTCGATTTCGGACTGTACCCCTCCAACAAAGGAGCAAATAGCGAGATTTCGGGAGCTGACTTTTTGGATGCACAATATTCAAAATCATACCTTATTTACCATGGCCCTATTGAACCCCAATATATAGGAGGTATATCCAATACTTTTAAGTATAAAAATTGGGAATTCTCGTGTTTTGTTACCATGCAGGCAGGTAATAAAATTCGGATGAATCCTTCTTTTGATCCGGCATTTGCCGATCTTAATGTATTTTCCAAGGAGTACTACAACCGTTGGTTGAATCCCGGTGACGAGCGGAAAACCAATATTCCCGTAATTCCTTCTCAAGATCTGATACGCAATATCGGAAAAGAAAATATAGAAAAAGCCTACAACACTTATAACTATTCACAAAACAGGGTGGCTGACGGTAGTTTTGTGCGTATGAAAAATATCTCGTTGGGATATCGTTTACCTCAAAGATTCCTTTCACATCTTAAAATCAAACAGATGAACGTAAAGGTGAATGTGACGAATCCGTTCCTTATCTATTCAGACAGGAAACTGAATGGGCAAGATCCGGAATTTTATAGATCAGGAGGGGTTTCATTGCCTACTCCCAAACAATATACGATGACATTGAATGTTGAATTTTAA
- a CDS encoding RagB/SusD family nutrient uptake outer membrane protein: protein MKKTIFLSTIILLLTACQDYLETNPDSTFDVQIDSEDKIAELLAGAYPEASYFAFLEARTDNVGERTNGIHSRLNEAMYYWEDYDQEDLDTPLNYWNACYAGIAQANQALELLSKYPKSDRVKALYGEAFLLRAYLHFMLVNIWAEPYGTTKSATAPGIPYLTRPEKNALVDYERGTVKEVYEKIEKDLKLGLSLVNDDYYVKPKFHFNKKAAYAFASRFYLIKGEWDLVVSYSDYVLGVDPKPVLRNWQKYKKEFNSNHKYLYIRYASVDEPANLLLTTTESRVARNIPSEKYGVTIQSAEKVYNEHGIDGCFNFRKMKMQSFFLFNYNDGRIDDGQYIAKFDELSLSGYTGIRPRGLYVTNVLFSTDEVMLNRMEAYTMLGEYDKAIDNLLVYLSVKYGVYPSCGRSTYTQTSSENYQIYTPFYGMSINQLALVKILLGFRRQEFLHEGLRWFDIRRFYISVKRTSKYKFYRPLEKEDSRKLLQIPAEAINRGLVPNPR, encoded by the coding sequence ATGAAAAAGACAATCTTTTTAAGTACTATAATCTTATTGCTGACAGCGTGTCAGGATTATCTGGAAACAAATCCGGACTCTACTTTTGATGTACAAATAGACAGTGAGGACAAAATTGCCGAACTGCTTGCCGGAGCATATCCCGAGGCCAGTTATTTTGCTTTTTTAGAAGCGCGTACGGACAATGTGGGAGAAAGGACTAACGGCATTCATTCGCGACTGAATGAAGCTATGTATTATTGGGAAGATTACGATCAGGAAGATTTGGATACTCCGCTAAACTATTGGAATGCATGTTATGCCGGAATCGCTCAGGCTAATCAGGCGTTAGAGTTACTTAGTAAATACCCTAAAAGTGACCGGGTAAAAGCTTTGTATGGAGAAGCGTTTCTCTTGCGTGCTTATCTGCATTTCATGTTGGTAAACATCTGGGCTGAGCCTTATGGAACTACCAAATCGGCAACAGCCCCGGGTATTCCTTATTTAACCCGGCCCGAAAAAAATGCGTTGGTGGACTATGAACGAGGAACGGTGAAGGAAGTGTATGAAAAGATTGAAAAAGATCTGAAACTGGGTCTTTCGTTGGTGAATGACGATTATTATGTTAAACCAAAATTTCATTTCAATAAAAAAGCGGCCTACGCTTTTGCTTCGCGTTTTTACCTGATTAAGGGAGAATGGGACCTGGTGGTCTCATACTCCGATTATGTGCTCGGTGTTGACCCAAAGCCGGTCTTAAGAAACTGGCAGAAGTACAAAAAAGAATTTAATTCTAATCATAAATATCTCTATATTCGATACGCAAGTGTTGATGAACCTGCCAACCTTTTATTGACTACTACGGAGTCAAGAGTGGCACGTAATATTCCTTCGGAAAAATATGGAGTGACCATTCAAAGTGCCGAAAAGGTGTATAATGAACACGGGATAGACGGATGCTTTAACTTCCGGAAAATGAAGATGCAGTCATTCTTTCTGTTTAACTATAACGACGGACGTATAGATGACGGGCAATATATAGCCAAATTTGACGAGCTTTCATTATCCGGCTATACGGGGATACGTCCCAGAGGGTTATATGTTACCAATGTTTTATTCTCCACTGACGAAGTGATGCTCAACCGGATGGAAGCGTATACAATGCTCGGAGAGTATGATAAAGCAATAGATAATCTGTTGGTTTACTTGTCTGTCAAATATGGAGTGTATCCCTCTTGCGGCCGTTCGACTTATACGCAGACAAGCAGTGAAAACTATCAAATCTATACCCCATTTTACGGAATGAGTATCAACCAACTGGCGTTGGTGAAAATACTTTTAGGTTTCAGGAGACAGGAGTTCTTACATGAGGGTTTGAGATGGTTTGATATACGCCGCTTTTATATATCGGTAAAACGCACTTCAAAGTATAAATTCTACAGACCATTGGAAAAAGAAGATTCCAGAAAACTTTTGCAAATACCGGCAGAAGCCATTAACCGGGGACTGGTTCCTAATCCCCGATAG
- a CDS encoding putative zinc-binding metallopeptidase — translation MKTIIRKVNFRYFFRRSLYLLVISFLLAGCEEEASLSARSVVEAGETEREKTELDKWILDTFTRPYGIEVEYRWDKNAVQNGSYIYPPEVANVKSVLNTIKTLWIDLYTAPELGGDKFLLGKNPLKIYMYGGRNVDGNGMELLDNLEATTNEMFLYNVNDFNPQDEDKVFILMRSVHHQFARHLMELFPYDRSKFLSISRNKYIESTKSIAWIFKGETQGRRGFILAGYPNKKGFFTFHSLLSPEKDFAEIISLKLTYGPKDLLQALDRAKTPYNAGSDKDLQKEYDEQALQAYKELVEKQAFVEDYFSKEIKISLNYLQLISMKQVKEFINKK, via the coding sequence ATGAAAACAATTATTAGAAAAGTGAATTTCAGATACTTTTTTCGAAGAAGTCTGTATTTGCTCGTTATTTCTTTCCTATTGGCGGGCTGTGAAGAGGAGGCATCCCTATCTGCCCGGAGTGTGGTGGAGGCGGGTGAGACAGAGCGTGAGAAGACAGAGTTGGATAAATGGATACTGGATACATTCACCCGTCCTTACGGGATTGAGGTGGAATATCGGTGGGACAAGAATGCAGTGCAGAATGGAAGCTATATCTACCCGCCGGAAGTTGCCAATGTAAAAAGTGTGCTCAATACCATCAAAACTCTATGGATTGACCTCTATACAGCTCCTGAATTGGGAGGAGATAAGTTTCTGTTGGGAAAAAATCCTCTTAAAATATACATGTATGGAGGAAGAAACGTAGATGGAAACGGAATGGAACTATTAGATAATCTTGAAGCAACGACTAATGAGATGTTTCTATATAACGTCAACGATTTTAATCCCCAAGATGAGGATAAGGTCTTCATTCTGATGCGAAGCGTACATCACCAGTTTGCCAGACATCTTATGGAACTTTTCCCCTATGACAGAAGCAAATTCCTATCCATCAGCAGAAACAAGTATATCGAATCGACTAAATCTATTGCATGGATTTTCAAAGGAGAGACGCAAGGGCGCAGAGGGTTTATTCTGGCTGGTTATCCGAATAAGAAAGGTTTCTTTACCTTTCATTCTCTCCTTTCACCTGAAAAAGATTTTGCGGAGATAATCAGTTTGAAGTTGACATATGGACCTAAGGATTTACTTCAGGCTTTGGACAGAGCCAAGACTCCTTACAATGCCGGATCGGATAAAGATCTTCAAAAAGAATATGATGAACAAGCGCTTCAGGCATATAAAGAATTGGTAGAAAAGCAAGCATTTGTAGAAGACTACTTTAGTAAAGAAATTAAGATTTCGCTTAACTACCTTCAATTAATAAGCATGAAGCAAGTAAAGGAATTTATTAATAAAAAATAA
- a CDS encoding DUF4302 domain-containing protein, whose translation MKLGFQILILMVFCFSCKDEKVFDSSPSERNANHIGELRKKLVNAPYGWAVTYFPRTDSLLFTNVNELITLPKGIFEDKNKYGYGGHYFLMKFSENGIVETVADYNEESLTKKLQSEFEVSQNTFMQLSFTTYTYLHSLVNDRFTGSSDFLYTGKDVDGNLIFKTSSYIEPAREYIIFTKLKNDESWQEDIQKSYDNKLFFEKMKNPQLIIRRAGRVYFHSDVQMNVTYGGDGSVNGKQPPEVYQRYRLFLARDYFASQGWLGNKVKGLGSGYVGTADGLTFKPGIRYSETYIFYDFRREGERFVCELVKVVDPYSKKTHWVSKHLAPYGEESGVIAEIRDEI comes from the coding sequence ATGAAACTAGGATTTCAAATACTTATCCTAATGGTGTTTTGCTTCTCCTGTAAAGATGAAAAGGTTTTCGACTCGTCTCCTTCAGAGCGCAATGCAAACCATATCGGCGAACTGAGAAAGAAACTTGTAAATGCTCCTTATGGCTGGGCTGTCACCTATTTTCCCCGGACGGATTCTCTGTTGTTTACAAATGTGAATGAATTGATAACTCTTCCCAAAGGGATATTTGAAGACAAGAACAAATATGGATATGGTGGACACTATTTCTTAATGAAGTTTTCCGAAAATGGGATCGTAGAGACGGTGGCCGACTATAATGAGGAGAGCCTGACGAAAAAGTTGCAAAGTGAGTTTGAAGTGAGCCAAAACACATTTATGCAGTTAAGTTTTACTACTTATACCTATCTGCATTCTTTGGTGAATGACCGCTTTACCGGCTCTTCGGATTTCCTTTATACGGGAAAAGATGTTGATGGCAACCTGATATTTAAAACATCTTCATATATAGAGCCTGCAAGGGAATATATCATTTTTACAAAATTGAAGAATGATGAAAGTTGGCAGGAGGACATCCAAAAATCATATGACAATAAATTGTTCTTTGAGAAGATGAAAAATCCTCAGCTAATCATTCGTAGGGCGGGACGAGTTTATTTCCATAGCGATGTACAGATGAATGTCACTTATGGAGGGGATGGAAGTGTGAATGGAAAGCAACCTCCAGAAGTATATCAGCGTTATCGTCTGTTTCTTGCGAGAGATTATTTTGCTTCTCAGGGATGGTTGGGAAATAAAGTAAAAGGATTGGGCTCGGGGTATGTGGGAACAGCCGACGGTCTGACTTTCAAGCCCGGTATACGTTATAGTGAAACGTATATCTTCTATGATTTTCGTAGAGAAGGAGAGAGATTTGTTTGCGAACTTGTGAAAGTAGTTGACCCTTACAGCAAAAAAACACATTGGGTCAGCAAGCATCTTGCTCCCTATGGCGAAGAGAGTGGAGTTATAGCTGAAATCCGGGATGAAATTTAA
- a CDS encoding helix-turn-helix domain-containing protein: MKLLYFKEHLSCINYQINVNTGFVYYNLEKDSVSKIDNSASPCILFLLDGEVSIDSGEYQNVHIEKDKMVLIPQHVDNKIEVIYDAKCLLLFWNKDIRVCDKVYMNSLSSYKERKKEMCVLPIRDPLQAVLNSVVAYLYAKMQCKHMHLIKQQEVLLVLRGYYTKKELFTFFSSILGNTGHFEDFVMNNYRKVKSVKEFAGLYCTSERSFNRKFQNCFKESPYQWMQKKKAELIREKISESDTPFQEIAMDFDFNSQAHFTSYCKRLFGMTPSKLRTESKKVAPDLEY; this comes from the coding sequence ATGAAATTACTTTATTTTAAAGAACATCTGTCATGCATAAACTATCAAATAAATGTTAATACAGGTTTCGTTTATTATAATTTAGAGAAAGATAGTGTAAGTAAAATAGATAATAGTGCTTCTCCTTGTATTCTTTTCCTTCTTGATGGAGAGGTGTCTATTGATAGTGGTGAGTATCAGAATGTACATATTGAGAAAGATAAAATGGTTCTTATTCCGCAACATGTAGATAATAAAATTGAAGTTATATATGATGCAAAATGTCTTTTACTATTTTGGAATAAAGACATAAGGGTGTGTGACAAAGTATATATGAACTCTCTTTCTTCTTATAAGGAAAGAAAAAAAGAGATGTGTGTGCTTCCTATAAGAGATCCTTTGCAAGCTGTTTTAAACTCCGTTGTCGCATATTTATATGCTAAGATGCAGTGTAAACATATGCATCTTATCAAACAACAAGAGGTTTTGTTGGTTTTGAGAGGATATTATACGAAGAAAGAATTATTTACTTTTTTTTCTTCTATATTGGGGAATACAGGGCATTTTGAAGATTTTGTAATGAATAATTATAGGAAAGTAAAGAGTGTAAAGGAATTTGCCGGTTTGTATTGTACTTCTGAGCGCTCTTTTAATCGTAAGTTCCAAAATTGTTTTAAAGAAAGTCCTTATCAGTGGATGCAAAAAAAGAAGGCGGAGTTGATCAGAGAAAAAATAAGTGAGTCGGATACTCCTTTTCAAGAGATCGCAATGGATTTTGATTTCAATTCGCAAGCTCATTTCACTTCCTACTGTAAGAGATTATTTGGAATGACTCCCAGCAAATTGAGAACAGAAAGTAAGAAGGTTGCTCCTGATTTGGAGTACTGA
- a CDS encoding TonB-dependent receptor family protein, whose product MTNRKPLFIILFSLGYSGIYSQEQQVKKDSVYQLQEIVVSSQQILGSKFKARNRTGSAYYISPEEIRRLGYTDINRMLKAVPGVNMYEEDGFGLRPNISLRGTKAERSERISIMEDGVLAAPAPYSAPAAYYFPNVARMEAIEVLKGSSQVQYGPFTTGGAINLVSTPIPNSFSGKANISYGSKNTFKSHTSVGSSWKHFGYMVEYLRYQSDGFKKYEDHAAKGFKRNDIIAKIRVKTDHVKGVNHALELKFGYADENSDETYVGLSADDFKKTPFLRYAGSQMDKLKTDHRQWVATYLLTFSNKLKITTNAYYNYFHRNWYKLNDVRAGITSKEKRSIADVLVDPETNIRYFDILTGKTDREEEALLVRANNRTYRSRGIQTRAEYRFNLNEFFFDLEFGLRYHADEEDRFQWDDSYSMKNKKMVLFMEGIHGTNANRVTSANALAGYLLAKLRYDAWTVTAGLRYEDVDLLKKDYTKEDLARSGKVRIETPNHARVLIPGVGLHYQLMPAASVFFGIHKGFAPPSAELYQKPESSVNMELGTRVAIGNFRAELIGFYNNYSNMLGSDLAASGGAGTLEQFNVGEARVKGAEFLVQYQPLPKNCNVRLPLQVSYTYTDTEIRNSFESHSWGNVVRGDEIPYIFKHALNMQLGIECKWFYANIGTRYNSDMRTSPGQGTIAEREKVPANLIFDASLNVFVNKYLTVRLNAINLTNRVYLTSRHPAGLRAGHPFGIYAGANVQF is encoded by the coding sequence ATGACAAATAGAAAACCTTTATTTATCATCCTCTTTTCTTTGGGATATTCAGGAATATACTCACAGGAACAGCAGGTGAAGAAAGACTCTGTCTACCAATTGCAAGAGATAGTGGTATCGTCCCAACAGATACTTGGGAGTAAGTTTAAAGCAAGAAACCGCACAGGATCGGCATATTATATTTCGCCTGAGGAAATTCGCAGGTTGGGATATACGGATATTAATCGTATGTTGAAGGCCGTTCCCGGAGTTAATATGTATGAAGAAGACGGTTTCGGTCTTCGCCCGAACATTAGTTTGAGAGGAACGAAAGCCGAGCGAAGTGAACGCATCTCGATTATGGAGGACGGTGTACTGGCGGCACCGGCTCCTTATTCCGCTCCGGCAGCTTATTATTTCCCCAATGTAGCCCGGATGGAGGCCATCGAAGTGCTGAAAGGAAGTAGCCAGGTACAATACGGTCCGTTCACTACGGGAGGAGCTATTAATTTGGTATCGACTCCTATTCCGAACAGTTTTTCCGGTAAAGCGAACATTTCTTACGGAAGCAAAAATACGTTTAAGTCGCATACATCTGTCGGAAGCAGTTGGAAGCATTTCGGGTATATGGTAGAATATTTGCGTTATCAGTCAGATGGTTTTAAGAAATACGAAGATCATGCTGCCAAAGGATTTAAAAGAAATGATATTATAGCTAAAATAAGGGTTAAAACGGATCATGTAAAAGGAGTGAATCATGCTTTGGAACTGAAATTCGGATACGCAGACGAAAATTCGGATGAAACGTATGTGGGACTCTCTGCAGATGATTTTAAGAAGACTCCTTTTCTCAGGTATGCAGGTTCGCAAATGGATAAACTTAAGACCGATCATCGGCAGTGGGTAGCAACTTATCTGCTGACTTTTTCCAACAAGTTGAAAATAACGACCAACGCCTATTACAACTATTTCCACCGAAATTGGTACAAACTGAATGATGTGCGCGCAGGAATCACTTCAAAAGAGAAGAGATCCATCGCCGATGTACTTGTGGATCCGGAAACGAATATCCGTTACTTCGACATTTTGACGGGGAAAACAGATCGGGAAGAGGAAGCACTGTTGGTAAGAGCCAATAACAGAACTTACCGTTCCAGAGGTATACAAACCAGGGCCGAATACCGTTTCAACCTGAACGAGTTTTTCTTCGATCTGGAGTTCGGACTTCGTTATCATGCCGATGAGGAAGATCGTTTTCAGTGGGATGATTCTTACTCCATGAAAAATAAGAAAATGGTACTGTTTATGGAGGGTATTCATGGTACGAATGCTAACCGTGTTACTTCTGCCAATGCGTTAGCCGGTTACCTGCTTGCTAAATTAAGATATGACGCGTGGACTGTCACTGCCGGGCTGCGATATGAGGATGTAGACTTACTGAAAAAAGACTATACGAAAGAAGATTTGGCACGGTCGGGTAAGGTACGTATTGAAACTCCGAATCATGCGCGTGTACTGATTCCGGGGGTAGGATTACATTATCAATTGATGCCGGCTGCTTCTGTTTTCTTCGGGATTCATAAAGGCTTTGCCCCTCCAAGCGCGGAATTATATCAAAAGCCTGAAAGCAGTGTGAATATGGAACTGGGTACACGTGTTGCTATCGGGAATTTTAGGGCGGAACTAATCGGGTTCTACAATAATTACAGTAATATGCTGGGAAGTGATCTGGCTGCTTCGGGTGGGGCCGGAACACTTGAACAGTTTAATGTAGGGGAGGCCCGGGTAAAAGGTGCGGAGTTTCTGGTACAATATCAGCCTCTTCCGAAGAACTGTAATGTGAGGTTGCCGTTGCAGGTATCCTATACTTATACGGATACTGAAATTAGAAATTCGTTTGAAAGCCATTCATGGGGTAATGTGGTTAGAGGTGATGAAATACCTTACATCTTCAAGCATGCTCTGAACATGCAGTTGGGTATAGAATGTAAATGGTTTTATGCCAATATCGGTACACGCTATAACAGTGATATGCGTACTTCACCCGGGCAGGGGACGATTGCGGAGAGAGAAAAAGTACCGGCAAACCTTATATTTGATGCTTCGCTCAATGTTTTTGTGAATAAATACTTGACAGTAAGATTAAATGCAATCAACCTGACCAATAGGGTTTACCTTACATCCCGCCATCCTGCGGGTTTGAGAGCGGGACATCCTTTTGGGATCTATGCAGGAGCTAATGTACAGTTCTGA